The DNA segment CGTTTTCTACTTTTCATAAGTAGCCATCTGAACAATGAATTATATTGTGCCTGCAATCGTTTATAATCTTGTTATATTGGTTATTAATGATGCAGGAAACTGGATATTTAATGAGTTATATCAAAGAATAGAACTTGGTTTCTTATTTAGAAATGAGGTTAATAAACCCCAATTATGAGGACACTGCAAAACTTTGAGTGTTCGTGCCTCTCAATGCCAAGAGGTCCCAATTCTCTCACAAAATATTACAAGATGATCTCTTTTTCCACCTCACCTCGAATATATATAGGTGACATGCCCTCTTGAACTATCTTACCTTACTAACCTAATGTCCTTAAGTACTAATGGAGCTATCTAACAAACGTTTTCCTATTTCTtgtattaaaatcttaaaagaaagaCACAATGCTATTATTCTGTGTTTGGGATGTTTTTAGTTAGTGTTCAGAATTGATTTATGTTATATGCTTAATTGTAGCGTGAAGATTGGAGACAGCGCCCTCTCTCAGCAGAAATGGTACATTATGCCCGAACAGATGCACACTTTCTGTTGTATATTGCGAATTGTCTGATCAATGAACTCAAACAACTGGACAACGGTATTCATTCTTGTCTTATATGAGGAAAGTGAGAAAAGATAGAAACGAAAAGAAGTTCTGATAAAtgctaaccattttatttaatacccaaaaactttcaaaatctACCTCATCAAGCACTTgttccttttatattttgaaggaaaacattaatttatatctgAAACATGCAAGATCTGCAACAAATGATTATGGTATGGCCTTAGCATTGTTTCATTTTGACCAGATAACTTTGATGAATTAACTGAAGAAATAAGTTTGATATTTGTCACTTCTCATCTCAACAATTTCTTAGGACGTCATGTTAATGTTGTTGGgtctaaattctaaatttattattatgtcaGAAAACTCTAGTTCCAGTGACAAATTCCATTTTGTTCTTGAGGCTAGTCGGCGTTCAAACATGATATGTTTACAACTTTTCACAAAGGACATTGAAGCATATCCTGGGGAATCTTCTGCATTATCATTATTTTCGCGTCAAGTGTGCAGTCATGGTTCTACGTCTATATCAAATGAAACCCAGGTTTGCTGCTTCCTGTTCAGATTTGAAGTATTGTGAGTGGTCAAATTGATACACTGTTCTAATGTGATCTTCTGATTATGGCTTTAGAATATTGTGAGGCAACTATGCGCATGGAGAGATCTGATGGTGAGTTATGATATATAAAGGATCCTTAATTTTAGATGCAATTATAgaatagttttataaatattactatgACTATCAGTCTTTCTtaactttctttagtttaaaTACTGCTTTAGTTTGCACATTATGAGATGGAGCATAAATTCATTCTGTGCTCGTAGTCATTTGAGAGATCtcgtcatttttttttttcaaaatgtggcaacattttttatgttgtctggcaaaataaaacttattttaataatggacTAAAAAAAGAATACATTGAGAATTGGTTTTCTGGTATGTTGAAAATACTTGATATATTCAGTTAATTACTGGTGGGTTAATTTTATAAGTCTATTATATATAGCCATAGAAATATTTAGGTTTAAGTTCATTTCTGCCATAGTATATCCAAAAAAGAAATCTACAAAACTAACGTTGTGATGGATTTGACTTATTTTGGAGAATAATCCTTCTTTTGCTAACTTTAGTTTTTTGGGggaaaaaaactattattttctcataaaaaagGGTTTCCAAGCATGTGCTtagttaaaatgaaataaatttataaatgaagaTTATGTAGCTTGTTGTACAAATTTTGATGTAGTGCTGAAAATATTCTATTTGGTGCCAAAAAATTGTTAGTAACATGAGTTGATTATTCTGTGGCATGTCCTTCAGGCTCGTATTCATGATGAGAGCTTAAAATATGTACTCTCAGACCAGGCAATTGTTGCTTTGGCAAGTCAGCCTTCAGCTAGTTACTCTGAAATACACAAGATCATAGCCCAGGCTGACATCAATGTGGAAATGGGTGTGAACTCTTTCATCATTTCCTCATCTCCTGTTGTTTGCAGTCACCTCAGTGATATCTATCATATGCTTGCAAACAAGTTggttaatgatgatgatgatatttatTCAGTGATTCTTCAGAAGTGTATAGGTGAAAATGGGAGTTGTCCgctttcaatatttaattatgcTTTGTTGATAAACAGTAATCTAAGACCTAATTTAGCCCATAAGCAACTGGGCCCAAAGAGTTCTAAACAATATTCTCGGAAGGCTTCTCGAGATTTGTTTGTTCAAAAGTTCTCTTGTAAATCTCCTGTTTATCACAATTGCCGGATATTTGCTAATGATGGGAGGCTACTTTGTTATTGTGACGAGAAGAAGCTTAAATGGTTTGTGCACTTCATTTTTTCCTATGTTTTAGACTAAGTTTCTGTTGGTTTATCTTAGATTAATATTTAGATTTCCAGGTATCTTAGTCGGGATCTTGCAAAACTTGTTGATGACGATCCCCCAGCTATAATGCTTCTTTTTGAACCCAAAGGCCGCCCAGAAGACGAAGACAATGACTTCTATATCCagagcaagaaaaatatatgtgtTGGATGTGGTGAAGGAAATCACTATTTACGATATCGAATCATCCCATCTTGTTACAGAATACATTTCCCTGAGCATTTGAAAAGCCATCGTTCTCATGATATTGTCCTACTTTGTGTGGATTGCCATGAGGTCGCACATGCCGCAGCAGAAAAGTACAAGAGAAAAATAGCTGCTGAATTTGGGATTCCTCTCTACCTTCGGAGGGTAGTTCATCCAGGTCAAAAGactaaaaaacaaattgaagagaGTGGTGTATCTCCATTACAGTTACGAACAGCTGCTATGGCTCTTTTACGCCATGGACCAAGAATGCCTCTCAATCGCCGAGAAGAACTGACTGAGGTTTGCTTGTATTTGTGTTGTTATTTTGGTTGCTTTGACACAGTTATTGACTATTGTAGTTGTCCACATGATGAAATTCTATTCAGTAGtttcaaataaactaaacttTGTTAGAGATAGCCAAGTTAAGTTGATCTGTTTAAGGAATTCTTTGCAGATAGATTAGATGCATCATACCTATAAAATATGGGTTCTACATTATACTTCTGTAGTGATTATCATTGTTAGTTATTTGTTAATTTACATGCAGATTATAAAGAGATATTATGGAGGAAGGGACATATCTGACGAAGATCTAGAAAGAGCTTTGCAAGTTGGCATGACGCCTCATGAAAGAAGACGATTTGAGAAGAAGAGAgggttttcttttaaacattctACAGGGAGTACTGCTACAGTGCCAGAACAGAATAATCATATTGGTTGCTCACCCAGAATGAGTAATGTGGATGACTTAAAAACTGATGTTCATGATGGCTCATATGAAAATGAAGTAGATACGGAGCTCTTTATGAGAAAAGATGATTTTAGAAACTCCACTTCAGCTTCTGATCTTACAGTTAACGGACCTGACTCTGCAGCTTTGAATGAAGATGAGATTACAGTTGCAACTGCAGATTGCAATGAAGGCGGTGACTCTGCTACTGTAAATGTTGATAACAGCTGTCGGAACAGAACACAAACAAATGGACTTGGTGACTTGTCTTGTTCTCCCAATGATGAAAAATCTATACATACCGAACATAATTCAAAACTCTCTCTCTTGGGACATGGACCTCATGGGAAACAAGTTGTAGAACATTTACTGAGGGAGTATGGTGAAGATGGCATTCGAGAGTTTTGTCAGAGATGGAGACAAGTATTTGTGGACGCTGTAAAACCACGTTTTCTTCCTGGTGGTTGGGATGTAAAACACAGGTATGCTATGATTATACGTTCTTCTATCTTTCTAACCACGAGTTGTCATCCTTATGCTGGTCATTCATGCTCAATGAACATCTATCTCATATATTCAATATACCTTTTGAGGCATATTGATATCGAATTTGTGTTACAAGAACATAAATTATACTCCTCcttaaaaaaactgaaagaaTATAAACAAGTCATTTTCTAGTTGGTGCAGAAAAGACTAATTATTTAAGATCCGAAAAAAAGAGGCTAGTTTTAGTTTCATACATCATACATTGCGAATATAATTACATTCAAAATTCGTCATCACATTATTTTGACAGCCATCTaatctatttatttacttttaacttaGTTCAGTTTCCAAGGTAATTGATGATGCTTAAAATCGTCCTTAATATATCTTGTTAATATCCCAAAATCTTTATAGGTTATTTTTACTGTCTATTAGGTAGTTATTTGCAGTACACTTGTAATATTGATGTGTATAGAAACTGAGTTTATCATTCCTTTCCTCGAGGCTTTGATTTTGGACACTATTTTTGCCAGTGGAAGAAGGGACTTCGGGGAGTTCAGTGTGTACAAACCTGACAAGAGAGCAGCTTCAGCCACTGCAGAGTAGTTACAGTAACCTGAATGTTTTTTGTACTTCAATGCCGTCAGAAGCTATTTGATAGacgttaatttcatttttttgttgattttactATTTGAAAACTCCGAGTACTTTCGCCTTTTTGTATTGTAACGATAGCAAAAGTAACTTTCAAGGACATTTTTGCCATGCTCTAATTATTCGAACACGAGTTTACAAAAGCAACAACGTTGTGACATGTTTTCCGAGCATAACCTGCATTTAAACGCCTTGAGCGATTAAATGAAAAACCAGAAGCAAATTCTAAGAGAAAGAACCATCTTTAGCCATTCCAAGCCCATCCATCAGCGGCTAAAGCATTAAAAAGGATCCGCcccttttatttgaaaaaaaaaaatcccattttctactttacaaactttaaaaTTAGGGTAGAAAGTATATTGACTGAATATAacgtttattttcatttgtttttctttccttataaaacaattttctttatatatgaaGAAAAACCGATACGTAATAAAAGATAGTAGAgaataaatgaatgaatattcacgattaaaattagaattaaatgcAACTCGAAAGATACTCGACTAAAATTAGATTATGGGTGGATTGTTACATCTGCCATTTTGTTTAGTGATATAGAAATGAGCATGCTCTTGTTCTGTTCCAATAGACTCATTTTTCTTATCtattctttttcatatatttattttggcAGGAATGAATAAAAGGCTTTAGGCTTCAGATTGTAGCGGATGAATACAAAATTTTAGTTAGTATTGTGCATGAAAATTCGACAACCTGGCAGCTAAAAAGACACTTTAGATAACATGTAGGCGAATAATTCATTTCATTAGGAGAGCACTTAAATTTTGCAAATAAATATCTTCCAATATTGATGTTAGTCTGACATCCATATTCGGTTACAAAATTTGTGTATAAAACAAGAATCCACTTTTGTCCACCTAACGAGCAAAAAAGCCCTCGGTAGTGAGCATAAGATTAAAGGATAAACGATTGTCCGCTCCATCAAGCCCTTATATCTTCTTCTTATATAAATCTATGCCAGAACCATTAAAAGTTATGTTGAGAATACGAAATTGAACCATAGTAAAAAAACAGCAACTACTACCATGACAAGCAGTTATAGTGACAACAGCTGTGATTTGTGGTCAATGCCGTTGAATATGTAGGTTCCGGACATTGGTACGAATTGCTTTGTTATGAGCTGCGAGAAACATAAATCAAATGATTCCTAAATCAAATACAATATTATTCTTAAAAGGgacaaacaaaattaacttCCTCTGTTAGAACATTCATTTAAGACGATTTTGGAACACAATGACTACCTGAAACTACAAAATCCCATTTTCATACGGTGAACGACAGCCTCGATTCAAATGCATCGGGAGGAACGTTTAATCGAAAAACTGATTTTCCAAGACGATAATAATATCAACAGGAAACTTCATCCACTATAAATGTGGGCCATATGCACACCACATATTTTTTGTGTAGTCCAGagcttttataaaattattgcCATGTTAATGCCCAAATCCACAATCGTAACTCTTGGActccattttattttcttaaaacaccTAAGATTTTGGTTTTATGTATACGGGAACAggtaattgataaaataatgaattggGGTCCAGTGAATAGGACATTGAGCAGGAATGAGGATACTGCTTTCTGGTTTTGTATCTGAATCTGGATACACAATACCCGGCCAAGACGGGCCATGATCATTGGGCATTGAACGCCTTATGATGAATTGTGTTGGaacaaagaaatttttttataaaacctcCCTCGCTCAAGCAGAGATCATTTCAAAAGATGGGAAAATACAACAAAAGGCCGAGTTTATCTGACTTATTTTTAAGCATGTAAATGTGTATTTAGTGTCTCCTGTGTTAACTTCCATGGCTTCGGTTAATGGAAGATAAAATGTGACTGGACCAAGACGAGGATGTAAAATTTTCTGACTACAGGCTAAGAAAACAACCCAAGACGATAAAAAGCTTGCAAACAAGACTTTTCAGGATGAACTAGAATAGCTAACCTTGATCACTTCTTGCGATGCAATTCCTCCAACCAAAGCAGCAACAGCATGAAGCTCTGCAGCACCAAAGCGACACATCTCGTTGATAAGGTCCTCAGCCAAAGTGGCCCCATTGCATCCCAAGTCATTAAGTAAGCCGATTGCTGTGCTCTTTAATCGAGGTATATCCTCGTCCATGGCACTTCACGACAATCAACGAATAAGTAAAAGCCAATCTCAGAAATAGGTTCCATTATAAAACAGGAAAATATTGAGATTTTAGACCCTGAACAGTGTGAAGCATCAATACCTGTCAAATTGGCCGGGAAAACTATTGTAATTGGCAGAAAACCGGTCAGCCGCTCGAAGCAAAATATAAATTCCCATGGCAATGCTGTAAACACAAAAAGCAGCTTTTCAGCAAAAACAAATTTCCACAGATTAATTTGTAATATGAAAACCATCCAGAAACATAATCTATAAAATGAACATAACCTGGAATCCTCATCAGTTAAGTACTTCTGTAAATCAGGTAAGTTTGGAGCATTAAACTCATCTTCAATTAGACGGTACCTGCAAAcctacaaaatgaaaattaagatCTGTACAGAAGACTTTGCAGGCATGTTCAATCGTGCAATTTGTCATATGCAATTCAAAATCAGTGACTCGGCAAGATGGACAGATGGCATCAGATCCGAATGATAAGGAAAATGAGGCAAAGAATGCAACCCACGTGACAAGAAAGAGTGACtgtatcaaaaagttgttaaaggtgaagagaaaatgaggaataaaaggaaaaggagaTGGGCAGAGGAAGGGGTTGAACCTTGGCAACGTCTTCCCACTACTGGATTTTTCTGTCATGAAATCCTTCTTTCCCTCTGATAGACTTCCCTTCTATTTCTGTTTTGTCACTTTTATGAAATAGTGGAATAACGATTGTATTGATACTCACTTGACTTAATACAATCTTCTTTTCCTTATCTGCTGCCTTTAATGTTTTGGGGTTCATAACACAATTGCACTACATACTAGACAAGGGGGGGGAAAGAAGCTTTGAGGGAGAAATAAACATTTGCAATCATAGACACAGAATATACCCAACTTCCATGATTCATTAAGAGCAATAATGATAGAAATAATACTCTACCATTAACAAGAACTTGGTGGAATTTTCAATCGATCTTTTTGgtcccaaaaaaataaatagtgtaAAATTTTGAATGTTCATTCTACAGAgctacaaattaaaaaaaaaaaaaaatagccaCATTCTTAGAGTGTAAGGAAAATTGGGTCATAGAGTGGAACCAGAATGAGCAGTGATGGAATTAAATAGAACCTAACTAATACTTAATTCATTTTGAGCCAgcttaaaaaattttaatctaacTAAATTAGATTATTGCAGCAAACGGATGAAAGCAAATAAGCTGCCCTTCGAAGAATTCCTTAGAAGCATTCGCTTAATCTAACTTGCACAATAAAGAGCATGTGTAGGTTATACATCatcttatttcatttaaaagacAGTGAGGTATACCACATGAGTAAAATCCACAATAGTTAAGACTTTTCCAAGAAAAGAATGCCAAGCTCTTTAAATTAATAGGTTCTAATAGAGAAGTTAGACAAGGAAGCCtctgaaaaagttaaaatacataagttgattttaactCATACATGAGAAATATAGTCAATTTACTTCTTGgattcattttatatttctctCTAGAAAGTGCTTGTTATGAAGTTTATTTAAACTAGCCAACTGTCCATTATATATAGATAAGCAAAGACCTCTTAAGACGGTGATGTGATAACTAGACAGATTGAAGcaaatcatcattcaaaaatATGGAAATCATTCACAATCATTATTAGCTATATAAATTGAATCTGATCTGAAAGTTCACAAGCTTACTTTGAGTTTTCTTGCATTTTTACAGAAGCTTTTAATCGTTGACCTTGGAATGCTATTTGAATCTCTACCAATCTTCTTCAATATACCTCTCGCTACACGTTCTATTACAAGAAAATCAGCCTCAGCTTTGGCGTGATAGATATTCTGCAAATTCACATATTGCCTGCAGGAACATCAAGATATCTCAGGTAAATAAACTAACTGTTCAAAAGGAAAGAACCAGAGATATTTGGCTGAAACTATATGCATGAAGACAGCACAGAAATTGATTTAAGtttattatgttaattagaAAAAAGTAGAGGATATATTATTTCCTCTAAATTAGAGATCTTGTTGCCCATACACtgctataaaataaatataaatattctatcATGATTTTTCAACActaataatcattattttttagagaaaataaaaattgctcTGAAAATATGTAAAGCTTTTGGCTAATTACTCAGTGGAAGAAGTCATATCCGGTATAGATCCTTCAAGAGGTGCCTCCCCGCCCCCTTCATTTGCAATGAAATCCTGCAAAAGGGTGAGAAATGTACCATCAAATCACCAAAGTATAGGCAATCAATCAAGATCACCCGCACAAATAACAGTTGTCTCACAGCAGTAAATTACGACAAACTCACAGGTAACAACTTTCTGTTACTACTCCAGCTATCAATTTCACAAGTTCTAACTAATTACCATccaataaaaaacattataattttaaatatataagattttCTCCACATCAAGTGAAGCAAAGCCGGTATTGCAATGACAGAAGCACCAACCTTCAGAGCTGCCACCAATACCCAAAAATCTGACGAATTAGAATCTACTTCAGCAGCACTATCATTTAGTATCTGTTGCAACTCCATACCTATGAAAGTACACaacattagaaaataaatcatattttttattgggCTGCAGAAGTAAATGCTCATACAATAGCTAAGTATTCTAgttttagatgaaaataattatttttttattgaaaaaaaatgaaaacaagaaaagcaaTTCACATTACACCACCCTTAACTGGTAAGGACACATTCTTCATAGCAAGCAGTGTATGGATTTGTCATTTTTCATAGCGGAAGAATTTTCCAACAAACAAGTTTATAGTAACTTCATTGCAAAACTCAACATATAGATTTTTGGAACCTTAATATAGAAcacttgaaatttaaaaaattaaacaattttcttttgttttattcttgtCCCGCCTCCAAGTATAGTGTCAAATTTAAACCTACAAGCtctaaaaaaaatccataatcATGCTCCTTATCCAATAAAGCAAAAGGACAGAGAGAGATTCTTGAAATCAagattaaaaatggaaaaaagttaaaataactcaatctaaaattatttacttactaATTCCTCGGGGAGCAAATACTTTGAATGATGAATCAATAGCCTCTTTATAATTATCCTCATCTTGTGCAACCATCCCAGCCTTAAGAAGCTCCTACATAGTTCACATCCAAAGCTAATCATATAACAAGAACAACAGTAGATAAAAAGACTAAATGATTAAACAACAAACCTTGAactccttcttttcttctctagTCGATGGAAGCCTACCACCATGGCTTTTTGCCCACTCGTCAGCCATCTTGACAAGAATGACAACATATGGTATGTGCTTATGGACCACAGGATCTTGAACATTCAAATCAATGTCATCAGCAAATCTGTACATAagcatgaaataaaaattaaagtgaaacTGGGGAACATGTCTATGGTCTCAGCTTTTCGAGAATTACTTAGGTTGACAGGACTAGTGACATTGATGAAGGAAAAACCAGATCTTACTATACAAGCACACGAAATGAGCAGTAAAATGAACAAGGGTCCAACCTAGTGGAGTCCAGGAAGGGCACATGTAAACAGCCTTCACCCCAATACTGGAGACTCTGGAGGCTATTTCCACGATTTGAGCTCATGACCTCCTGGTCATACAGCAGTAACCTTACCATTGCACCAAGGGCCAAGGCTTGCCCTTATCTTAGCATAGAAAAAAATTAGCCAAAGAAAGATAAAACTACTCTATACCTCTTGAGTTCAGGCCAAGGGTTATTTAAACGTAGATCATCCAAGAAATGTTCAGGCTTTGACTCAATCACATCATGTTCCTAATAAAGCCAACAAAAAGTGCTATTAAACCAAAGCATGCAAATTGTGTTGATGCTCACAGAAACACAAATGCTTTAACAAAGGTATTTTCGCTTTTGTAGTTCATGCATatgaatagaaaacaaaatttagctGCAGTCAATATATTGCAATCCCAGCCACTATTTCCCTTCTCTTCTTAATTCCATTTTCCAAATGGCcacattcaattatttttaaattcatgacAAGTCAAATATTAGATCAAAGTTAAATTggtgataaaattaatatgtcATTTCCCCAGGCGTCATATCATTCCTTGAACCTGtaacattgtaaaatataatgaatttaaaattgtccATTTACTTAATTACCTTCACACTAATTCGAACAAACCCTGTAAGGCCATAGGAGCGAGCAAAGATCAAAATCACATTTGCCTCCCTGCAGATTCGGTCAAGCTTAATCATTGAATATTCCACGAGCTGAAAATTTATCAAAGATAAAGATTAcctttatttgaataataaagatatattgTCAATTGATGAATTGATAGCTTTCTTTCAATGAGAAAGTTACACGGAAAATCAGAATTATGAACATAGGCAAACAATTATGTTTGCATACAAACtccaattatttatttcataggAGATGTGCACATTATAGTAGCATACCTGAGTGGCAACGACCAAAGTAAATTGAGAAAAGAATGATGGATTTGTCTCAATCAATGTTTCAGGAGACTCTTCTACAAACTTAGCTTTAACTGCGTCATTCAGCTCTTGAAGAAATGAGCAAACACATTTTGCCTTTGACTTTCCAAGGCTTGACTCGTCCACTACAAGTAAGAGAATAAAATGAGACCAAAAAGAGTTTCAGAAACACATAACCAGTGTACAATAACAAGTTGTACCCAAAAAATTGTTTCCAAGGTCGCCCTCTTCGACTTTAGATCCATCAACTACAGTGATGCTTCCAATCCCACCAAGAACAAGATTCTTCAGTGTTTCAGAACCCGTTGGGCCACAGTTAAGTAAGCAAATACTAGATTTCTCGAGGGCTGCTTGTCCTTGGTCACCCCATATTCtgcattttcaaataaataatgaaatatggATGAGAGATCAAGAGATGTCTCCAAGACTGGCCCCAAAGAAGTTAATAGAAATTGGCAAGACAAGCACAATCTTCTATTTAAATCTTCAATTACTAAAATGACACCATATTTTCACTTCATTTCCTGTTTTTATGTACAAGAGTGAAAaactttctattattttcaGTTTCTATTATTTCGTAtacaaacttaaaatataaaatgaaacatCGTACCTTTTCTCAAACCAAACTACTTTAAGATTCTAATTTCAGATCTAAATACATAAAACACAAGCATACAGACAATATTCACAACAAAGGAAGCACGAGAATGAGAAAAACAGTTCTCTTCCTGCCACTAAAAATCAAAGCATTTCACTAAACATAATGACAACTAGTTTCTGCCTTTTGCAAATTAAAAGCAGCTCCATTCCAAGATGCATCTATCCAAACACAGCAAATTCCATCCGAGTTCATCAATAGTTCActatatttaatcaaatcacCAAACCCTTAACACCGTACCAAAACAAAAACACCAAATGGACCTTCAGCCATAGCACTGTCACACGAATTCACACgccttgaaaaaaaaaaaaaaaaaaaaactccactCGTTCAACTAGTTAACACACGAATCAATTGACGCATACCAcaataagaaaattcaaaactcATACAAAAAAATTAGTTCTCCGCGCCATAGAGTTCGCTAGGTTTTTCAGAGGAACAAGGTTGGGTTAGAGCGAAGTGGAAATTTAGGTAAATGAGAGAATGACGAGAGTACCTGAGTTGGCGATCGTACTTAACCTTAGGTTCTGCCATTGTTGAATTTAGacctttgtttttttctctctcttttttctcactCTTTCAATTGCTATTTGTTTGGTACTTTGGGAGTAGTAGTTTGTTTTGCTTACTCCGAACGCAGTGTATCAGTTTCAGTTTAGTTTGTCGAGTGGAAAAGGGAAACTT comes from the Vigna radiata var. radiata cultivar VC1973A chromosome 2, Vradiata_ver6, whole genome shotgun sequence genome and includes:
- the LOC106756399 gene encoding NEDD8-activating enzyme E1 regulatory subunit AXR1, with amino-acid sequence MAEPKVKYDRQLRIWGDQGQAALEKSSICLLNCGPTGSETLKNLVLGGIGSITVVDGSKVEEGDLGNNFLVDESSLGKSKAKCVCSFLQELNDAVKAKFVEESPETLIETNPSFFSQFTLVVATQLVEYSMIKLDRICREANVILIFARSYGLTGFVRISVKEHDVIESKPEHFLDDLRLNNPWPELKRFADDIDLNVQDPVVHKHIPYVVILVKMADEWAKSHGGRLPSTREEKKEFKELLKAGMVAQDEDNYKEAIDSSFKVFAPRGISMELQQILNDSAAEVDSNSSDFWVLVAALKDFIANEGGGEAPLEGSIPDMTSSTEQYVNLQNIYHAKAEADFLVIERVARGILKKIGRDSNSIPRSTIKSFCKNARKLKVCRYRLIEDEFNAPNLPDLQKYLTDEDSSIAMGIYILLRAADRFSANYNSFPGQFDSAMDEDIPRLKSTAIGLLNDLGCNGATLAEDLINEMCRFGAAELHAVAALVGGIASQEVIKLITKQFVPMSGTYIFNGIDHKSQLLSL